A section of the Roseivirga sp. BDSF3-8 genome encodes:
- the rplU gene encoding 50S ribosomal protein L21, whose protein sequence is MYAIVNIAGKQFKVTQDQFVYAPKMAGEEGASVELTDVLLVDGDGTVEVGAPLIKGAKVSAKILGHVKGDKVVVFKKKRRKGYKKKNGHRQEFTKLLIENISK, encoded by the coding sequence ATGTACGCGATAGTTAACATAGCCGGAAAGCAGTTCAAAGTAACACAAGACCAATTCGTTTATGCCCCTAAAATGGCTGGCGAAGAAGGCGCTTCCGTAGAGCTAACCGATGTGCTGTTGGTAGATGGTGACGGCACAGTAGAAGTAGGTGCTCCCCTCATTAAAGGAGCTAAAGTTTCAGCCAAGATTCTCGGACACGTGAAAGGCGACAAAGTTGTTGTCTTTAAGAAGAAGAGAAGAAAAGGCTATAAGAAAAAGAACGGTCACAGACAGGAGTTCACTAAGCTTCTGATCGAAAACATTTCAAAATAA
- the rpmA gene encoding 50S ribosomal protein L27, whose product MAHKKGAGSTRNGRDSESKRLGVKVFGGQYAKAGNILVRQRGTVHHPGDNVYLGKDHTLHARIDGIVTFKRGRKNRSFVSVLPVEAEA is encoded by the coding sequence ATGGCACACAAGAAAGGAGCCGGTAGTACCCGTAACGGACGGGATTCGGAAAGTAAACGACTCGGTGTGAAAGTGTTTGGAGGACAGTATGCCAAAGCTGGTAACATCCTCGTTCGCCAGAGAGGTACTGTACACCACCCTGGTGACAACGTTTATCTTGGCAAAGATCACACCCTGCATGCAAGAATAGATGGCATTGTAACCTTCAAAAGAGGTCGCAAGAACCGTAGCTTTGTAAGCGTTCTGCCTGTAGAGGCCGAAGCATAA
- a CDS encoding porin family protein, with protein MKQLLALLILLIGLPVAGSAQSISIGTRQGVGLNQLFATGNGFARDFAINQEFNPGYMGGIVVRHMSNQTVGFQGGLLYAGKGWTQLLDNGQSFSTNLNYVEVEGLTHLQFGKGNFKFFLQGGIFGGYALSASDNLSDIEDHELIRYQYDIDVDNRLNFGLKGGGGFSLDSQIGLFQVNFLFGQALGSLIDTSTTTRALFTQVQTVEVGVTYLIPIISER; from the coding sequence ATGAAGCAACTGTTAGCCCTTCTCATTTTATTAATAGGACTTCCTGTGGCCGGATCTGCACAAAGCATATCTATAGGTACACGGCAAGGGGTGGGGTTAAATCAGCTTTTTGCAACAGGTAACGGATTTGCCCGTGACTTTGCAATTAACCAGGAGTTTAACCCCGGTTATATGGGCGGGATAGTTGTCAGGCATATGAGCAACCAGACGGTAGGGTTTCAGGGTGGTTTACTTTACGCGGGCAAAGGGTGGACACAATTATTGGATAATGGACAGTCCTTCAGCACCAATCTTAATTATGTTGAGGTTGAGGGGCTGACACACCTCCAATTTGGCAAGGGTAATTTTAAGTTCTTTCTCCAGGGTGGCATATTCGGTGGGTATGCGTTAAGTGCTTCTGATAATTTAAGCGACATCGAGGACCATGAATTAATCCGTTATCAATATGACATTGATGTTGATAACAGACTGAACTTCGGATTAAAAGGTGGAGGTGGTTTTTCACTCGACTCCCAAATCGGTCTGTTTCAGGTTAATTTCCTATTCGGCCAGGCCTTAGGCAGCCTTATTGATACCAGTACTACGACCCGGGCACTTTTTACTCAAGTGCAAACTGTTGAAGTGGGTGTCACTTATCTTATTCCTATTATCTCCGAACGCTGA
- a CDS encoding rhomboid family intramembrane serine protease, translated as MTPVLTYAIIGVTVVVSLLAFQNRELQYKWMFNPYTVNQRNEYIRFISSGFIHNDWGHLLFNMITLYFFGSNVEFILQGMMPGVTGSLLYIGLYLAGIVISSIPTYVKHRHNPGYNSLGASGGVSSVLFASIMLMPTAKLALILLPIPIPGWIFGIIYMIYSYYAGRRGGDNINHDAHLWGAIFGVVFIIILEPAVLPAFIEEIRSTPIF; from the coding sequence ATGACGCCTGTACTAACATACGCCATCATCGGAGTTACAGTAGTAGTAAGTCTGCTAGCCTTCCAAAACAGGGAACTGCAATACAAATGGATGTTCAACCCTTACACGGTTAATCAGCGTAATGAGTACATCCGCTTTATTTCCAGCGGCTTTATTCATAATGACTGGGGGCACCTACTGTTTAACATGATTACCCTTTACTTTTTCGGAAGTAATGTGGAATTCATACTACAGGGCATGATGCCTGGCGTAACTGGATCTTTGCTCTATATAGGTCTATACCTGGCAGGTATAGTTATTTCGAGCATTCCCACCTACGTTAAACACCGTCATAACCCCGGCTACAACAGTCTGGGAGCGTCCGGAGGCGTGAGTTCCGTGCTTTTTGCCAGCATCATGCTTATGCCTACGGCAAAACTAGCCCTCATACTCCTACCCATCCCTATTCCAGGCTGGATTTTCGGTATTATCTACATGATTTACAGCTACTATGCCGGACGTCGCGGAGGGGATAATATAAATCACGATGCTCACCTTTGGGGAGCAATCTTCGGAGTGGTATTTATCATTATTCTGGAACCGGCCGTGCTGCCTGCTTTCATCGAAGAAATAAGAAGCACCCCTATCTTTTAA
- a CDS encoding polyprenyl synthetase family protein: MTKDLVDLIDRINRELATQTYGEKPYELYEPIRYIMGLGGKRLRPVLALISSSMYSGNVETTLRPAMAIEVFHNFTLMHDDIMDQAPLRRGEATVHEKFGSNIAILSGDVMMVKAYEMIMALPDAVLRTGLAAFNRCAVEVCEGQQMDMNFESREDVTIGQYLHMIRLKTAVLLGFSLELGALVGNAPEQDRLLLREFGQQIGVGFQLKDDLLDVFGEQEKVGKQEGGDIVSNKKTFLLITALQDADEETAKELKHWLTMQDFDKAEKVEAVKKIYNQLNIKEKTEAKMDECFEGAFSLLDKLSISVEKQQNLRYLANYLIERDK, from the coding sequence ATGACCAAAGACTTAGTCGACTTAATAGACCGCATTAACAGAGAGCTGGCCACTCAGACTTACGGAGAAAAGCCATACGAATTATACGAGCCTATCAGGTATATCATGGGATTGGGCGGAAAGCGCCTTAGACCAGTGCTTGCGCTGATCTCATCCAGCATGTATAGCGGAAACGTGGAAACAACCCTCAGGCCTGCCATGGCTATTGAGGTTTTTCACAATTTTACCCTTATGCATGATGACATCATGGACCAGGCTCCCTTACGGAGGGGAGAGGCTACCGTTCATGAAAAATTCGGTTCCAATATAGCCATACTCAGCGGTGACGTCATGATGGTAAAGGCCTATGAAATGATTATGGCATTGCCGGACGCAGTGCTTCGTACTGGCTTGGCGGCATTTAACCGGTGTGCAGTAGAGGTATGCGAGGGACAGCAAATGGACATGAACTTCGAATCCCGTGAAGATGTGACCATCGGCCAGTACCTGCACATGATCCGTCTCAAAACAGCCGTACTATTGGGCTTCAGCCTTGAGTTGGGGGCACTTGTGGGGAATGCTCCTGAACAGGACCGCCTACTGTTGCGCGAATTCGGGCAGCAGATCGGCGTAGGCTTTCAGCTTAAAGATGACCTGCTGGATGTCTTTGGCGAACAGGAAAAAGTAGGCAAACAAGAGGGAGGGGACATCGTCTCTAATAAAAAAACCTTCTTACTAATCACTGCCCTCCAGGATGCAGATGAAGAAACTGCAAAGGAACTGAAGCACTGGCTTACTATGCAGGATTTTGATAAAGCTGAAAAGGTGGAAGCCGTAAAAAAGATATACAATCAGCTTAATATCAAAGAAAAAACGGAAGCGAAAATGGATGAGTGTTTCGAAGGAGCCTTCTCACTTCTGGACAAGCTGAGCATCTCCGTGGAAAAGCAGCAAAATTTACGATATTTGGCCAATTATTTGATCGAACGAGATAAATGA
- the rnr gene encoding ribonuclease R, with protein sequence MSKKKKNNKGGQKQSFGQIRTSIQQLLDANTGAAFSLKQIFRKLQYRDKRSKDAAQSALEQLESAGKVQRVGRGGWRTSREPELVVGTVDYVNSRFAYIMVEGLEEDIYVKTEDMLFAFDGDIVKVQVFPQKKGRHDEGRVVEIVERKKDEFVGKIELSPRYAFVVPDSRKVHHDIFVSASKTMKAKHDDKVLVKITQWPEKGKNPEGEVTRILGKSGDNEAEIHSIMAEFDLPFEFPKNVLTQSKRIKTGITKEEIGNRRDFRKITTFTVDPEDAKDFDDALSIQKLKNGNYEIGVHIADVTHYVRPDTVLDNEAYERATSVYLVDRTIPMLPERLSNELCSLRPNEDKLTFSAVFELDGEGHIKKEWFGRTVIHSDRRFSYEEAQERIESLEGDYAKELTIMNELALKLRVERFRRGAIAFETTEVKFVLDENGKPLKVVPKVRKDAHKMIEDFMLLANKCVAEFIFKKKDGKKKLPFVYRVHNFPDTEKLNTFSVFARKFGYKMTLDEAGIAKSLNQLIGEVEGKPEQNVLQQLAIRTMAKAKYSTAEEGHFGLAFPHYTHFTSPIRRYPDMMVHRLLQHYLDNGGPVNKDKYEDRCEHSSDREKRAADAERASVKYKQVEFMEMAGDHPYEGIVSGVTEWGVYVEITETKCEGMIRISDLRDDYYEYDEANFRIIGKNNKKIIALGDDVVVRVTGTDINRRTIDLELIEQ encoded by the coding sequence ATGAGTAAGAAGAAAAAAAACAACAAAGGAGGACAAAAACAGTCCTTCGGACAGATAAGAACCAGCATACAACAACTACTAGACGCCAATACGGGGGCTGCATTCAGCCTGAAACAAATATTCCGCAAGCTACAGTACCGAGATAAGCGCAGTAAAGATGCGGCCCAGTCTGCACTGGAGCAACTGGAAAGCGCTGGCAAAGTGCAGCGTGTAGGCCGGGGAGGCTGGCGCACATCACGTGAACCTGAGCTGGTAGTAGGCACCGTGGACTATGTAAATTCCCGCTTCGCCTATATCATGGTGGAAGGCCTGGAAGAGGACATATACGTCAAAACAGAGGATATGCTTTTTGCATTTGACGGCGACATAGTAAAAGTACAGGTGTTCCCTCAGAAAAAAGGCCGGCATGACGAGGGCCGGGTTGTAGAAATTGTCGAGCGCAAAAAGGATGAATTTGTAGGTAAGATCGAGCTTAGCCCCCGCTATGCATTTGTCGTACCTGACAGCCGCAAGGTGCACCACGATATTTTTGTGAGTGCCAGCAAGACTATGAAAGCCAAGCACGACGATAAAGTGCTGGTAAAAATCACGCAGTGGCCGGAAAAAGGAAAAAACCCCGAAGGTGAGGTCACCAGGATTCTAGGTAAATCCGGTGATAATGAAGCGGAGATACACAGCATAATGGCTGAATTCGATCTACCCTTCGAGTTTCCTAAAAATGTACTGACCCAGTCCAAGCGTATAAAAACGGGAATTACAAAAGAAGAAATCGGCAACCGCCGTGATTTTCGCAAAATCACCACATTTACAGTAGACCCGGAAGACGCCAAGGACTTTGACGATGCCCTTTCTATCCAAAAGCTTAAAAATGGCAACTACGAAATAGGTGTACACATTGCAGACGTCACCCATTACGTACGCCCTGATACCGTGCTGGATAATGAAGCCTACGAACGGGCTACATCCGTCTACCTGGTAGACCGCACCATTCCGATGCTTCCAGAGAGACTTAGTAACGAGCTTTGCTCCCTTAGGCCTAACGAAGATAAGCTTACCTTTTCTGCCGTATTTGAACTGGACGGTGAAGGGCACATTAAGAAAGAGTGGTTCGGTCGCACTGTTATCCACTCAGACAGGAGGTTTAGCTACGAAGAAGCCCAAGAACGTATCGAGTCGCTGGAGGGTGACTATGCAAAAGAGCTGACCATCATGAACGAGCTGGCCCTGAAACTAAGGGTGGAGCGATTCAGAAGAGGAGCCATCGCCTTTGAAACCACTGAAGTAAAATTCGTGCTTGATGAGAATGGTAAACCCCTGAAGGTAGTACCAAAGGTACGTAAGGACGCCCATAAAATGATCGAGGACTTTATGCTCTTGGCAAATAAATGTGTGGCTGAGTTCATTTTCAAGAAAAAGGATGGTAAGAAAAAGCTACCCTTTGTGTACCGGGTACATAACTTTCCTGATACTGAAAAACTGAATACCTTCTCCGTGTTCGCAAGGAAATTTGGCTACAAAATGACTCTCGACGAGGCAGGTATAGCCAAGTCTCTAAACCAACTCATAGGTGAGGTAGAAGGGAAACCTGAGCAGAACGTGCTGCAGCAACTTGCTATCCGAACCATGGCAAAGGCCAAATATTCCACAGCGGAAGAAGGTCACTTCGGACTGGCATTTCCCCATTATACCCACTTCACCTCCCCCATTCGCCGTTACCCTGACATGATGGTCCACCGTTTACTTCAGCATTACCTGGATAATGGCGGACCGGTCAATAAGGATAAATACGAAGATCGGTGCGAGCACTCCAGCGACCGTGAAAAACGAGCAGCAGATGCGGAAAGGGCTTCCGTTAAATATAAGCAGGTGGAATTCATGGAGATGGCAGGTGATCATCCTTATGAAGGTATAGTCTCTGGTGTTACTGAGTGGGGGGTATACGTTGAAATTACCGAAACAAAATGTGAAGGTATGATACGTATTTCCGATCTTCGCGACGATTACTACGAATACGATGAGGCGAATTTCCGGATCATCGGCAAAAACAATAAGAAGATCATCGCCTTGGGTGATGATGTGGTGGTGCGTGTAACAGGCACAGACATAAACAGGCGCACCATCGACCTGGAGCTTATCGAACAATGA
- a CDS encoding ABC transporter ATP-binding protein has translation MTSTGSNVKEILRVNDLQTAFYTDRGIVKAVDGISFSVNRGETVGIVGESGSGKSVTSLSLMRLIPNPPGRITGGEMTFQSPSLGEIDLATASPANMRKIRGNDISMIFQEPMSSLNPVFTCGDQVMEAILLHQNVSKREAKALTIDLFSQVQLPRPEKIFKSYPHELSGGQKQRVMIAMAMSCNPSILIADEPTTALDVTVQANILNLMRKLRDDKGTSIIFITHDLGVIAEIADRVLVMYHGKIVEQGTVWDIFANPQHPYTKGLLACRPRLDLRLKVLPTVSDFMDTDTEGNMTEKKYNSVGEAILLNVETEESLSERNKKLKEQDPILEVRNLKTYFPLDKPFFGKPKEFVKAVDDVSFKVYPGETLGLVGESGCGKTTLGRSILRLIEATEGEVLFEGRNINKLGREEMRRLRKEMQIVFQDPYSSLNPRITVGEAIMEPMRVHGVLENNRQRKDRVIELLETVGLKGDYFTRYPHEFSGGQRQRICIARTLALNPKFIICDESVSALDVSVQAQVLNLLNKLKETYNFTYIFISHDLSVVKFISDRILVMNKGKIVESGYPDELYRDPKEEYTRKLINAIPKGDLEDIRKTQIRRKMAKAD, from the coding sequence ATGACTTCGACAGGAAGTAACGTTAAAGAGATTCTCAGAGTAAACGACCTTCAGACAGCCTTTTATACTGACAGGGGTATAGTGAAGGCTGTTGACGGTATCAGCTTCAGCGTTAACCGTGGCGAGACCGTAGGAATAGTAGGAGAATCCGGCTCAGGCAAGTCTGTTACCTCCTTATCTCTCATGAGGCTTATACCTAACCCTCCCGGACGAATAACCGGGGGCGAGATGACCTTTCAGTCACCATCACTCGGGGAGATAGACCTGGCCACCGCCAGTCCTGCAAACATGAGAAAGATACGTGGTAATGATATTTCCATGATCTTCCAGGAGCCCATGAGCTCCCTCAACCCCGTATTTACCTGCGGAGACCAGGTGATGGAAGCAATTTTGCTTCATCAGAACGTAAGTAAAAGAGAGGCAAAAGCCCTCACCATAGACCTTTTCAGTCAGGTACAGCTTCCCAGGCCTGAGAAAATATTTAAAAGTTACCCTCATGAGCTTAGTGGCGGACAAAAGCAGCGGGTAATGATTGCCATGGCTATGTCATGTAATCCCAGCATCCTCATAGCTGACGAGCCTACTACAGCCCTGGACGTAACCGTACAGGCAAATATCCTGAATCTCATGCGCAAACTGCGCGATGATAAAGGGACTTCCATTATTTTCATTACCCATGATCTTGGCGTGATTGCTGAAATTGCCGACCGGGTATTGGTTATGTATCATGGTAAAATAGTAGAGCAGGGAACCGTTTGGGATATTTTCGCAAACCCTCAGCACCCTTATACCAAAGGCTTGCTTGCATGTCGTCCACGACTGGACCTGCGGCTCAAGGTTCTGCCCACTGTATCAGATTTCATGGATACAGATACGGAAGGGAACATGACCGAAAAGAAATACAACTCCGTGGGTGAGGCCATTCTGCTGAATGTGGAAACTGAAGAGAGCCTCTCGGAGCGTAATAAAAAACTGAAAGAACAGGACCCCATTCTGGAGGTTCGCAACCTAAAAACCTATTTCCCCTTGGATAAACCCTTCTTTGGCAAACCAAAGGAGTTTGTAAAAGCAGTAGACGACGTAAGCTTCAAAGTTTACCCTGGCGAGACCCTGGGGCTGGTGGGTGAGTCAGGTTGTGGTAAGACCACCCTGGGGCGCAGTATCCTCAGGTTAATCGAGGCTACAGAAGGTGAAGTACTGTTCGAGGGGCGTAATATTAATAAGCTGGGTCGTGAGGAAATGCGCCGTCTTCGCAAGGAGATGCAAATAGTCTTTCAGGATCCCTATAGTTCTCTCAACCCCAGAATCACTGTTGGAGAGGCTATCATGGAGCCCATGCGCGTCCACGGCGTATTAGAAAACAATAGGCAGCGTAAGGACCGCGTGATAGAATTACTCGAAACCGTAGGCCTCAAAGGCGATTATTTTACCCGTTACCCCCACGAATTTTCAGGCGGACAGCGCCAAAGAATTTGCATTGCACGAACATTGGCCCTCAACCCTAAGTTTATCATCTGTGACGAATCTGTATCGGCGCTGGATGTGTCTGTACAGGCTCAGGTGCTGAACCTTTTAAATAAACTGAAAGAAACTTATAACTTTACATACATATTTATATCTCATGACCTGTCTGTTGTTAAATTCATCAGCGACAGGATACTGGTTATGAATAAGGGTAAGATCGTAGAAAGCGGCTACCCTGATGAACTTTATCGCGATCCGAAAGAGGAGTATACTCGTAAACTAATTAACGCCATTCCCAAGGGTGATCTTGAAGATATCCGTAAAACACAGATCAGGAGAAAAATGGCGAAAGCCGACTAG
- a CDS encoding 3'-5' exonuclease, translating to MFPVSQLKDIFFIDIETVSCVEEYGLMPPRLQKLWDKKASIIKNEEELSQSEFFFRKAGIFSEFGKVVAIAIGYITQEEGSGPFGLRVKGLADDDEAALLLAFKGLLEKSARKNLLLCGHNGKEFDFPYLSRRMLVNGIPLPHILDVAGKKPWEVAFLDTMEMWKFGDRKNFTSLDLLAAIFDVESSKSALDGSQVNEAYYRRKELAAIKKYCMEDVAVTARVFLKMNCLPDIQPDKIVFVD from the coding sequence ATGTTTCCAGTCTCTCAACTTAAAGACATCTTTTTCATCGACATAGAAACAGTATCCTGTGTAGAGGAGTACGGGCTTATGCCCCCCCGGCTACAAAAGCTGTGGGATAAAAAGGCTTCAATCATCAAAAATGAGGAAGAGCTCTCCCAGTCAGAGTTTTTCTTCCGGAAAGCAGGCATTTTTTCCGAGTTTGGCAAAGTAGTAGCTATTGCCATCGGGTACATAACGCAGGAGGAAGGTTCCGGACCTTTCGGGCTGAGGGTTAAAGGCCTGGCAGACGATGATGAAGCCGCCCTCCTACTGGCTTTTAAAGGATTACTTGAAAAATCAGCCCGTAAAAACCTGCTTTTGTGTGGTCATAATGGTAAAGAGTTTGATTTTCCTTACCTAAGTCGCCGGATGCTTGTCAATGGCATCCCTCTCCCTCATATTCTTGATGTAGCGGGTAAAAAGCCCTGGGAAGTTGCCTTTTTGGATACTATGGAAATGTGGAAGTTTGGTGACAGGAAAAACTTCACGAGTCTGGATCTTCTGGCCGCTATTTTTGATGTGGAAAGCAGTAAATCCGCCCTGGATGGCAGTCAGGTAAATGAAGCATATTATCGGCGAAAGGAACTGGCTGCCATAAAAAAGTATTGTATGGAAGATGTGGCCGTTACCGCCAGAGTATTTTTGAAGATGAATTGCCTCCCTGATATTCAACCGGACAAAATCGTTTTTGTAGATTAA
- the lipB gene encoding lipoyl(octanoyl) transferase LipB — protein MNRIINKDVCFQHLGLMDYQEAWDYQTGIFQSVINQKIENRKNPGNEQATDNYLLFCQHPHVYTLGKSGKEDHLLLDSAGLDRVHATYYKINRGGDITYHGPGQIVGYPILDLENFFTDIHKYLRFLEEAVILTLKEYGISAGRIEGLTGVWLDHVEQTNPRKICAMGVKSSRWVTMHGFAFNVNTDLEYFKNIVPCGIDDKAVTSLKAEMGKTIDMKETEDILKNHIRDLFGMVYVQRQTDLTSKP, from the coding sequence GTGAATCGTATTATCAATAAAGACGTCTGCTTTCAACATCTTGGTCTGATGGATTACCAGGAGGCCTGGGATTATCAGACGGGTATTTTCCAATCTGTGATCAATCAAAAAATTGAAAACAGGAAAAACCCGGGTAATGAACAGGCCACTGATAATTACCTGCTTTTTTGTCAGCACCCCCATGTCTATACCCTCGGTAAAAGCGGTAAGGAAGACCACCTGCTGTTGGACAGTGCCGGTCTGGACAGAGTGCATGCTACTTACTACAAGATTAACCGCGGCGGCGATATTACCTATCATGGACCGGGGCAGATAGTAGGGTATCCTATTCTCGATCTCGAAAACTTCTTTACCGATATCCATAAATACCTCCGGTTTCTTGAAGAAGCTGTCATACTTACCCTTAAGGAGTATGGTATAAGCGCCGGACGGATTGAGGGACTGACAGGTGTCTGGCTGGACCATGTAGAGCAAACTAATCCGAGAAAAATCTGCGCCATGGGCGTAAAGAGCAGCCGCTGGGTGACCATGCATGGGTTTGCTTTTAACGTTAATACTGACCTGGAGTACTTTAAAAATATAGTACCGTGTGGTATTGATGACAAAGCCGTAACAAGCCTTAAGGCTGAGATGGGTAAGACCATTGACATGAAGGAGACCGAGGATATCCTGAAAAACCATATCCGTGACCTGTTCGGAATGGTGTATGTACAGAGACAAACTGACCTGACGTCAAAACCCTAG
- a CDS encoding type I phosphomannose isomerase catalytic subunit: MTKLYPLTFTPIYKDKIWGGQKIKTVLEKDFGALPNCGESWEISGVTGDVSVVNSGPLEGKNLQELIRTYQGDLVGHKVYEKHGEEFPLLVKFLDANKDLSIQVHPDDKLAAERHDSKGKTEMWYIIQADEDALITTGFNQPLDQETYLEHFNNGRIEELLNREEARAGDTFFIPAGRVHTIGKGILLAEIQQTSDITYRIYDFDRTDDQGNKRELHTEQALDAIDFKQYDTYRNPYRKEKNKPVKLAECPYFCTNVLELEKSLTRSYEKLDSFVILVCTEGTATIKADEYEVLLSKGHSMLIPAVFKSITLTTEKEARLLESYIP, from the coding sequence ATGACAAAGCTATATCCCCTTACATTTACCCCGATATATAAAGACAAGATATGGGGAGGACAAAAGATAAAAACTGTACTTGAAAAAGATTTCGGCGCACTCCCTAATTGTGGGGAGTCGTGGGAAATAAGCGGCGTTACAGGTGACGTATCAGTAGTAAACAGCGGCCCCCTTGAGGGAAAAAACCTTCAGGAATTAATACGAACCTATCAGGGCGACCTGGTGGGCCATAAAGTTTATGAAAAACACGGAGAGGAGTTTCCACTGCTCGTAAAATTCCTGGATGCCAATAAAGACCTGTCGATCCAGGTACACCCGGATGATAAGCTGGCGGCTGAAAGACATGATAGCAAGGGTAAAACCGAGATGTGGTACATCATTCAGGCTGATGAAGATGCCCTGATCACCACCGGCTTTAATCAGCCACTTGATCAAGAGACATACCTGGAGCACTTCAATAACGGCAGAATAGAAGAACTTTTAAACCGTGAAGAAGCCCGTGCAGGAGATACATTTTTCATTCCTGCAGGGCGGGTCCATACTATAGGCAAAGGCATATTATTGGCGGAGATACAGCAAACCAGTGATATTACTTATCGCATTTATGACTTTGACCGTACAGACGACCAGGGTAACAAACGGGAGCTACATACCGAACAGGCGCTGGATGCCATAGACTTTAAGCAATATGATACCTATCGTAACCCTTACCGTAAAGAAAAAAATAAACCGGTAAAGCTCGCGGAATGTCCCTATTTTTGCACCAATGTGCTTGAGTTGGAGAAGAGCCTTACCAGGTCATACGAAAAACTGGACAGTTTTGTCATTCTCGTATGTACTGAGGGCACGGCCACCATCAAAGCAGATGAGTATGAAGTATTGCTAAGTAAAGGGCATAGTATGCTAATCCCCGCTGTGTTTAAAAGCATTACCCTTACCACGGAAAAGGAAGCCAGATTGCTGGAATCATATATCCCCTGA